One Polyangiaceae bacterium genomic window carries:
- a CDS encoding class I SAM-dependent methyltransferase yields MKRSLVSFLRDPDSGERLSLTNAPDGDEIDAGILKSESGAEYRISGGVPGMVREDKFAEGQKETVESFSWKWEKAKHYRKTTEGHYVKWYLDRYGFGTEENLAKLLEGKKNILDAGTAHGRDAEMYVRNSKATVFGIDISYGIRNAYRDIGHLPSLHLVQADLTRLPFPENFFDFIGCDQVIHHTPNTRTSLGHLVTRLAPGGHIAFYVYKKKGPVREFCDDHIRAQTVHMSPEECMKVSEAITKLGKALSDLKVTVDVPEDIPILGIKAGKQDIQRFIYWNMFKCYWNDTMDWDANVITNFDWYHPLHAHRHTLEEVKQWCAELGLEIQHVDVQESGISTLAKKSA; encoded by the coding sequence ATGAAGCGAAGCCTCGTTTCGTTCTTGCGTGACCCCGACTCGGGCGAGCGCCTCAGCTTGACGAATGCGCCCGATGGCGATGAAATCGATGCCGGCATTTTGAAGTCCGAATCGGGGGCGGAATACCGGATTTCCGGTGGCGTTCCCGGCATGGTGCGCGAAGACAAGTTTGCCGAGGGGCAAAAGGAGACGGTCGAGAGTTTTTCCTGGAAATGGGAAAAGGCGAAACATTACCGCAAGACGACCGAAGGCCATTACGTCAAGTGGTATCTCGATCGTTATGGATTCGGCACCGAGGAAAACCTGGCGAAGCTGCTCGAGGGCAAAAAGAACATTCTCGACGCGGGCACGGCGCATGGTCGTGACGCAGAGATGTACGTACGCAATTCGAAAGCCACGGTGTTCGGCATCGACATCAGTTACGGCATTCGCAATGCGTATCGGGACATCGGGCATTTGCCGTCGCTGCACCTGGTCCAGGCCGACTTGACGCGCCTGCCTTTCCCCGAAAACTTCTTCGATTTCATCGGCTGCGATCAAGTCATTCACCACACGCCGAATACGCGCACGTCGCTCGGGCATCTCGTGACGCGCCTCGCTCCGGGTGGTCATATTGCGTTTTACGTGTACAAGAAAAAAGGCCCCGTGCGTGAATTCTGCGACGATCACATTCGCGCCCAAACGGTGCACATGTCGCCCGAAGAATGCATGAAGGTTTCCGAGGCCATCACGAAACTCGGCAAAGCCCTTTCGGACCTCAAGGTCACCGTGGACGTGCCCGAAGACATTCCGATTTTGGGCATCAAAGCCGGCAAGCAGGACATCCAGCGTTTCATTTACTGGAACATGTTCAAGTGCTACTGGAACGACACGATGGATTGGGACGCCAACGTGATCACCAATTTCGATTGGTATCACCCGCTGCACGCGCACCGGCATACGCTGGAAGAAGTGAAGCAATGGTGTGCCGAGCTTGGCCTCGAAATTCAGCACGTCGACGTGCAGGAATCGGGCATCAGCACGCTGGCAAAGAAATCCGCGTAA